Proteins co-encoded in one Garra rufa chromosome 7, GarRuf1.0, whole genome shotgun sequence genomic window:
- the LOC141338092 gene encoding granzyme G-like, giving the protein MTIISLLLLASLLPHLTFAAHVDVGIVNGTEAKPHSRPYMVSLQKSCKHVCGGFLISGRFVMTAAHCRKKNEKLTAVVGAHELHKINEGSVRIGVKSYHKHPDFNNSTYQNDIMLLRLEKEVEQNEKVMRISIPTQDEDNKADSACSVAGWGKLSLNGKKSKRLMEADVKIMKNTECKNKWQYKFSASQMMCVYGHGGSCEGDSGGPLVCGDTAVGITSFGDPKVCNRRERPEVYTKISAYLDWICSIITR; this is encoded by the exons ATGACTATCATCTCTCTTCTCCTACTGGCCTCTCTGCTGCCACACCTGACCTTCGCTG CTCATGTGGATGTGGGTATAGTGAATGGCACAGAAGCAAAACCCCACTCCAGACCTTACATGGTTTCTCTTCAGAAGAGCTGTAAGCATGTCTGCGGTGGATTCCTAATTTCTGGTAGATTTGTCATGACTGCTGCACATTGCAGGAAGAA AAATGAGAAACTAACAGCTGTGGTTGGTGCACATGAACTACACAAAATAAATGAAGGGTCTGTCCGCATTGGTGTGAAGTCCTACCACAAGCATCCAGACTTTAACAATAGCACTTATCAGAATGACATTATGCTTTTGAGG CTAGAGAAAGAAGTCGAACAAAATGAGAAAGTCATGAGGATTTCCATACCAACACAAGACGAAGACAACAAAGCTGATTCTGCCTGCAGTGTCGCCGGCTGGGGAAAACTGAGCCTTAATGGGAAAAAGAGCAAACGTCTTATGGAAGCAGACGTGAAGATCATGAAAAACACAGAATGCAAAAATAAATGGCAATACAAGTTCTCAGCCTCACAGATGATGTGTGTCTATGGCCATGGAGGAAGCTGTGAA GGGGATTCTGGAGGTCCTTTGGTTTGTGGAGACACTGCAGTTGGCATCACTTCCTTTGGTGACCCAAAAGTCTGCAATCGTCGTGAACGACCTGAAGTTTATACAAAGATTTCAGCATATCTTGATTGGATCTGCTCCATAATTACACGTTAA
- the LOC141339194 gene encoding mast cell protease 1A-like: MTIISLLLLASLLPHLTFTARVNVGIVNGREAKPHSRPYMVSIQSNNVHICGGFLISNEFVLTAAHCWNGTETLTAVVGAHDLRASRNSDHIGVESYIPHPSYTDHFSWNDIMLLRLQEKVDQNNYAKWILLPEKGEDVKEDTRCSVAGWGRLETHGSKSDRLMEANVYVTDNTECFRKWGGEKYSLSQMVCTHGQGGSCLGDSGGPLVCGNTAVGVTAFGYKSHCNSPEKPNVYIKISLYIPWINSVIKKYE, encoded by the exons ATGACCATCATCTCGCTGCTCCTGCTGGCCTCTCTGCTGCCACACCTGACCTTCACTG CTCGTGTGAATGTGGGTATAGTCAACGGCAGAGAAGCAAAACCCCACTCCAGACCTTACATGGTATCTATTCAATCGAATAATGTTCATATTTGTGGTGGATTCCTCATTTCTAATGAGTTTGTGTTGACTGCTGCACATTGCTGGAACGG AACTGAGACTTTGACGGCTGTGGTTGGTGCTCATGACTTAAGGGCCAGTAGGAATTCAGATCATATCGGAGTGGAGTCCTACATTCCTCATCCAAGCTATACGGATCATTTTTCTTGGAACGACATCATGCTTTTGAGG CTACAGGAAAAAGTCGACCAAAACAACTATGCTAAATGGATATTATTACCAGAGAAAGGAGAAGATGTTAAGGAAGATACTCGCTGTAGTGTTGCAGGCTGGGGAAGACTGGAGACTCATGGCTCAAAGAGCGATCGTCTAATGGAGGCAAACGTGTATGTAACGGATAACACTGAATGCTTCAGGAAGTGGGGAGGTGAGAAGTACTCACTTTCCCAGATGGTGTGCACTCATGGCCAGGGTGGATCTTGCCTG GGGGATTCTGGAGGTCCTTTGGTTTGTGGAAACACTGCAGTTGGTGTCACAGCTTTTGGATATAAATCACACTGCAATTCCCCTGAGAAACCTAATGTGTATATTAAGATTTCACTATATATTCCATGGATCAACAGCGTAATTAAGAAATATGAGTGA